The Gymnogyps californianus isolate 813 chromosome 5, ASM1813914v2, whole genome shotgun sequence genome contains a region encoding:
- the LMO2 gene encoding rhombotin-2 gives MLLFVLLNPQESRGNPVNVIGGRRGNSAGEKASRADSLCGGSGGRSHHRHATKEQALPMSSAIERKSLDPSEEPVDEVLQIPPSLLTCGGCQQNIGDRYFLKAIDQYWHEDCLSCDLCGCRLGEVGRRLYYKLGRKLCRRDYLRLFGQDGLCASCDKRIRAYEMTMRVKDKVYHLECFKCAACQKHFCVGDRYLLINSDIVCEQDIYEWTKINGMI, from the exons ATGCTGCTGTTTGTATTGCTAAATCCCCAGGAGTCCA GAGGAAATCCTGTGAATGTCATTGGGGGGCGGAGGGGGAACTCGGCTGGTGAAAAGGCTTCGAGAGCAGACAGCCTTtgcgggggcagcgggggcagATCCCACCACAGGCACGCTACAAAGGAACAAGCCCTGCCAATGTCATCGGCCATCGAGAGGAAAAGCCTCGATCCTTCCGA GGAGCCAGTGGATGAAGTCCTCCAAATTCCCCCTTCGCTGCTGACATGCGGCGGATGCCAGCAGAACATCGGGGACCGCTATTTCCTGAAAGCCATCGATCAGTACTGGCACGAAGACTGCCTCAGCTGCGACCTGTGCGGGTGCAGGCTCGGAGAAGTGGGGAGACGGTTGTATTACAAACTGGGCAGAAAGCTCTGCAGAAGGGACTATCTCAG GCTCTTTGGCCAAGATGGCCTCTGCGCCTCCTGTGACAAGCGAATCCGGGCTTACGAGATGACCATGCGGGTGAAGGATAAAGTGTATCACCTTGAATGCTTCAAATGTGCTGCCTGccagaaacatttctgtgttgGGGACAGATACCTCCTCATCAACTCGGACATAGTATGTGAACAGGACATCTACGAGTGGACTAAGATAAATGGAATGATCTAG